A section of the Bradyrhizobium oligotrophicum S58 genome encodes:
- a CDS encoding FAD binding domain-containing protein, with protein MSVAVITPNPTPEFRAGGTDFSERRRSGVSQGIPIDISHTGDKTITWEADGTVQIGALTTIATIATDARIAAAYPGIAASAQGLATPQVRHVATLGGNLAQRSRCWYFRRADINCLKKSGNTCPARSGNHLYGVAFDLGECVAPHPSTMAAALLAYDAKITTDRRSGLTISDLLGDGSVSHADHTLTAGEMIKSTALPAPLEGERASYKRAIGRTYAEWPLVELCARVVIAGGKFQLVRLAAGGVAPVPLRLTAAEGQLSGKGTNAASIAEAAKAASSGAKPLPMTAYKLDILQGLVRDVLERLSD; from the coding sequence ATGAGTGTCGCCGTCATCACGCCCAACCCCACGCCTGAATTCCGCGCTGGGGGTACCGACTTCAGCGAACGCCGCCGCAGCGGCGTGTCGCAAGGAATCCCGATCGATATTTCGCACACCGGCGACAAGACGATCACCTGGGAGGCCGACGGCACCGTTCAGATCGGCGCGCTGACTACCATCGCCACGATTGCGACCGACGCACGCATCGCCGCAGCTTATCCCGGTATTGCGGCGAGCGCACAAGGGCTCGCCACGCCACAGGTGCGCCATGTTGCAACGCTCGGCGGCAATCTCGCGCAGCGTTCACGCTGCTGGTATTTCCGCCGTGCCGACATCAATTGCCTGAAGAAAAGCGGCAACACCTGCCCTGCTCGGTCTGGCAATCATCTTTATGGCGTTGCCTTCGATCTCGGCGAATGCGTCGCGCCGCACCCCTCGACCATGGCAGCGGCTCTGCTCGCCTATGATGCGAAAATCACCACGGACCGGCGCAGCGGATTGACGATATCCGACCTGCTCGGTGACGGCTCGGTCTCGCACGCCGATCATACACTCACTGCAGGCGAGATGATCAAGAGCACTGCGCTTCCTGCTCCGCTCGAGGGCGAGCGCGCTTCCTACAAACGGGCAATTGGCCGGACCTACGCGGAATGGCCCCTGGTGGAACTCTGCGCCCGCGTTGTGATCGCCGGCGGCAAGTTCCAGCTCGTGCGTCTTGCTGCAGGCGGCGTCGCGCCCGTGCCGCTTCGCCTCACCGCGGCAGAAGGCCAGCTCAGTGGCAAGGGTACTAATGCGGCATCGATCGCAGAAGCGGCAAAAGCGGCAAGCTCGGGTGCCAAACCATTGCCGATGACGGCCTACAAGCTAGACATTCTGCAGGGGCTGGTGCGCGACGTGCTGGAGCGGCTCTCGGACTAA
- a CDS encoding molybdopterin-dependent oxidoreductase: protein MTSTTINGRPLVLPDDPDALLIDVIRDGDLTGTKLVCGSGVCGACTVLLDGTPVVSCLLPAQAAADKSVTTIEGVGAAGLHPVQKAFMAHDALQCGFCTPGFVVEATAFHDSWRATKGTAPPSRGEIAAALSGHLCRCGAYEGIYRAVGEACSGRFDGIDPIAPRLEARDKVTGLARYTVDIHHDGQLEGVILRSHVAHARITDLDLATARAMAGVAAVVPLLDDDNMVRFVGAPIAAVAAKDRRTALRAIAAISFKASPLPAVIGLDAARRDDAPVVFEKKDRKRAGNVSEGAGGAPVSWKGNVRGPSAPFSQKAKQAKSWLDEARQQRNPLLVEETFRVSTQQHASLEPHAAVARFDGDQLTVHISTQAIHDSMEKIAKRFRLPHNKVRVIADHVGGGFGSKGSVGLETIAAIELARAAKAPVRVAFDREEELSVTGYRPAAELKLSLLPSAEGRLKALSFTAHADTGASVNSLIAGLARLIYPAEAKELVDFDVLSNLPPGAPFRGPGGPPMSFALEQAVDEAALRMKIDPIHLRKLWDPDPNRQRLYDWAAGLDVWKSRKPAASQTGRFRRGVGVATGYWLYLWQTGSSVELAVEGGRIVASCAVQDIGTGTRSVLANTVAKAFDLEPQDVEVRIGRSNLPPGPGSGGSRVTASVVPPTLLAIEKLKAEIRRTASRTPAPGSNAPWREMIAASPDIAVSARRQEDGKPPPGVRPALHQAGMMGRVFGWVLRLMNHMVVGAGVPSSVQVMEVEVDTWLGHVRVLNAYTGLAVGKLAAPTLARSQAEGAVIQGIGYALYETRETDPLSGHILSGSMEDYRIPGIADMPKLEVHFDESGFEHVPGGSVGIGEVATVPTSPAIANAIRNAIGVRLTEIPFRPDRLVAALKGRDAA from the coding sequence ATGACTAGCACGACTATCAACGGACGGCCTCTGGTGCTGCCCGATGATCCGGATGCGCTCTTGATCGACGTGATCCGCGATGGTGACCTCACCGGCACCAAGCTCGTCTGCGGCTCCGGCGTCTGCGGCGCCTGCACCGTGCTGCTCGACGGCACACCCGTCGTGAGCTGCCTTTTGCCGGCGCAGGCGGCCGCCGACAAATCGGTGACAACCATCGAGGGCGTCGGAGCAGCCGGGTTGCACCCGGTGCAGAAGGCGTTCATGGCGCACGACGCCCTCCAATGCGGCTTCTGCACGCCCGGCTTTGTCGTCGAAGCCACCGCGTTCCACGATAGCTGGCGCGCAACCAAGGGCACAGCGCCCCCCTCGCGCGGGGAGATCGCCGCTGCGCTATCGGGGCATCTCTGCCGCTGCGGCGCCTATGAAGGCATTTATCGCGCCGTCGGCGAAGCATGCTCGGGCCGCTTCGACGGCATCGATCCCATCGCGCCGCGACTGGAAGCCCGCGACAAGGTGACGGGACTGGCCCGCTACACCGTCGACATCCACCATGATGGCCAGCTCGAAGGCGTCATCCTACGTTCGCACGTCGCGCATGCGAGGATCACCGATCTCGATCTGGCAACGGCGCGCGCCATGGCCGGCGTTGCCGCGGTCGTTCCGCTGCTCGACGACGACAACATGGTCCGCTTCGTCGGCGCGCCGATTGCAGCCGTCGCGGCCAAGGATCGCCGCACCGCACTGAGGGCTATCGCCGCGATCAGCTTCAAGGCATCGCCTTTACCCGCCGTGATCGGGCTCGATGCAGCGCGACGCGACGACGCGCCAGTCGTGTTCGAAAAGAAGGACCGCAAGCGTGCCGGCAACGTGTCCGAGGGCGCCGGCGGTGCTCCGGTGTCGTGGAAAGGCAATGTGCGCGGACCTTCGGCGCCGTTCTCGCAGAAAGCCAAGCAGGCCAAGAGCTGGCTCGACGAGGCGCGCCAGCAACGCAATCCGCTGCTGGTCGAGGAGACCTTCCGCGTCTCGACGCAACAGCACGCAAGCCTCGAACCACATGCGGCCGTGGCCAGGTTCGACGGCGATCAGCTCACCGTGCACATCTCGACTCAGGCCATTCACGACAGCATGGAGAAGATCGCCAAGCGTTTCCGCCTTCCGCACAACAAGGTGCGTGTCATCGCCGATCATGTCGGTGGCGGGTTCGGCTCCAAGGGTAGCGTCGGGCTGGAGACCATCGCCGCGATCGAGCTTGCGCGCGCGGCGAAGGCGCCGGTGCGTGTCGCCTTCGATCGTGAGGAGGAGCTTTCCGTCACCGGCTATCGTCCGGCCGCCGAGCTGAAGCTGTCGTTGCTGCCTTCGGCGGAAGGCCGCCTCAAGGCGCTGTCGTTTACCGCTCATGCCGATACCGGCGCTTCTGTGAACTCGCTGATCGCCGGTCTGGCCCGGCTGATCTATCCGGCCGAAGCAAAAGAGCTCGTTGACTTCGACGTGCTCAGCAATCTGCCGCCAGGCGCGCCGTTCCGCGGCCCCGGCGGTCCACCGATGTCGTTTGCGCTGGAGCAGGCGGTCGACGAAGCGGCGCTGCGGATGAAGATCGATCCGATTCACCTGCGCAAGCTCTGGGATCCCGATCCCAACCGTCAGCGCCTGTACGACTGGGCTGCCGGCCTCGATGTCTGGAAGAGCCGCAAGCCGGCCGCCTCACAGACCGGCCGCTTCCGGCGCGGGGTCGGCGTCGCCACCGGCTACTGGCTGTATCTCTGGCAGACCGGCTCCTCGGTCGAGCTCGCTGTCGAGGGTGGCCGTATCGTCGCAAGCTGCGCGGTGCAGGATATCGGCACGGGCACGCGCAGCGTGCTCGCCAACACCGTCGCCAAGGCGTTCGATCTCGAGCCGCAGGATGTGGAAGTTCGCATCGGCCGCTCCAACCTGCCGCCCGGACCGGGCTCCGGCGGCAGCCGTGTCACCGCTTCGGTGGTTCCGCCCACGTTGCTTGCCATCGAAAAGCTGAAAGCAGAAATCAGGCGCACCGCGTCTCGAACGCCTGCTCCGGGCTCGAACGCCCCATGGCGCGAGATGATCGCGGCTTCTCCCGATATCGCCGTGTCGGCGAGACGCCAGGAGGACGGCAAGCCGCCGCCCGGAGTCAGGCCTGCGCTACACCAGGCAGGAATGATGGGCCGGGTGTTCGGTTGGGTGCTGCGTCTGATGAACCACATGGTGGTCGGCGCCGGCGTGCCGAGCTCGGTGCAGGTGATGGAAGTCGAGGTCGATACCTGGCTTGGGCATGTGCGCGTGCTCAACGCCTATACGGGCCTCGCGGTCGGCAAGCTCGCCGCACCGACGCTGGCGCGAAGCCAGGCCGAAGGCGCGGTGATCCAGGGCATCGGCTACGCACTCTATGAGACGCGGGAGACCGATCCTTTGAGCGGCCACATCCTGAGCGGCAGCATGGAGGATTACCGCATTCCGGGGATCGCCGACATGCCGAAGCTGGAGGTGCATTTCGACGAATCCGGTTTCGAGCATGTGCCGGGCGGCAGCGTCGGGATCGGCGAAGTCGCGACCGTGCCGACCTCACCCGCGATCGCCAACGCCATCCGCAATGCGATCGGCGTGAGACTGACCGAAATTCCGTTCCGGCCTGATCGTCTGGTCGCCGCGCTAAAAGGGAGGGATGCAGCATGA
- a CDS encoding TetR/AcrR family transcriptional regulator gives MQAKAPPQDRILDAAMRVFRRHGFRRSSIEQAAEEAGLTRQALYHHFASKETLFRALIERLYEQGLAAEIAAAKAAEEAGYELADILVAEIGARMQSMLASLNDSPHTEELFSEHLAQARDLYQSYSIRFADEIATTIARVCRKRKLTLESGVSVRELARCVEMAVHGTKSAFPSMQPFDAFLKQLETMLRMLIAGAMASSAKKSLRKAGARK, from the coding sequence ATGCAGGCCAAGGCTCCTCCCCAGGATCGGATCCTCGACGCCGCCATGCGCGTGTTCCGGCGCCACGGCTTCCGCCGCTCCTCGATCGAGCAGGCGGCCGAGGAAGCCGGACTGACGCGGCAGGCGCTCTATCATCACTTCGCCTCCAAGGAGACCCTGTTTCGCGCATTGATCGAGCGGCTCTACGAGCAAGGGCTCGCTGCCGAAATCGCGGCGGCGAAGGCGGCAGAGGAAGCGGGCTACGAGCTTGCCGACATCCTGGTTGCCGAGATCGGCGCGCGCATGCAGTCGATGCTCGCTTCGCTCAACGACTCGCCTCATACTGAGGAGCTGTTTTCCGAGCACCTCGCGCAGGCGCGCGACCTCTACCAGAGCTATTCCATCCGTTTCGCCGACGAAATTGCAACCACGATCGCGCGGGTGTGCCGCAAGCGAAAGCTCACTCTCGAAAGCGGTGTCAGCGTGCGGGAGCTCGCCCGCTGCGTCGAGATGGCGGTCCACGGCACCAAATCCGCTTTCCCTTCCATGCAGCCGTTCGACGCGTTCCTGAAACAGCTCGAGACCATGCTGCGCATGCTGATCGCCGGCGCGATGGCGTCGTCCGCAAAGAAGTCCCTACGCAAAGCGGGAGCTCGAAAATGA
- a CDS encoding VOC family protein: MSAASLPQDVDTCAATLEDRGISVLSPPTDQPFEHRTLFFRDPDGNALTRNSCGNRSARSETGNRRIRLDGAHQWPLSSAPALQRRRSEADFVAKGQLPE, translated from the coding sequence ATGAGCGCAGCGTCGCTGCCACAGGACGTAGACACTTGTGCAGCCACCTTGGAGGATCGGGGAATATCGGTCCTTTCACCGCCGACTGATCAGCCATTCGAACATCGCACGCTGTTCTTCCGCGACCCTGACGGGAATGCTCTAACCAGGAATTCATGCGGAAATCGCTCCGCTCGCTCAGAAACAGGAAACAGACGGATCAGATTAGATGGTGCTCACCAATGGCCATTGTCTTCCGCCCCGGCTCTACAGCGGCGCAGGTCAGAGGCGGATTTCGTCGCGAAGGGCCAATTGCCGGAATAG
- a CDS encoding L-fucose/L-arabinose isomerase family protein, whose amino-acid sequence MKSMKFGIIVGSRGFFPGHLAATGREHMISALERAGHGCVVLGTGDTEHGAVQSFEDARKCAALFKSRASDIDGIIVTLPNFGEERPIADTLRLSGLNVPVLIQATPDDPTRMSIQWRRDSFCGKMSACNNLRQYGIRYSLTKSHCVDPLSDEFQQDLARFSAICRVVGGLRGLRIGAIGARPQAFNTVRYSEKLLERAGISVITLDLSEILGRVSRLSDDHAIVTEKLDAIRNYIDIKGVPHAAILRQAKLAAVTEEWMREADVSISAIQCWTSLEENYGVVPCTMMSMMSSKLMSSACEVDVCGLIGMHMLALASGTPSALLDWNNNYGSNANKAVCFHCSNLPKEFFKNYRMDFQEIIAGTVGKDNTYGTVDGSIKSGHMTFIRVSTDDTSGRICGYVGEGKFTEDPLETFGGAGVVEIPEMQKLLRYICENGFEHHVAANFCSASDVIVDATRNYLGWDFHLHDGKA is encoded by the coding sequence ATGAAGTCCATGAAATTTGGCATCATCGTTGGAAGCCGCGGTTTCTTTCCGGGCCATCTCGCGGCGACCGGCCGCGAGCATATGATCAGCGCGCTCGAGCGTGCCGGTCACGGCTGCGTGGTTCTTGGCACGGGCGATACCGAACATGGCGCGGTGCAGTCCTTCGAGGATGCCCGCAAATGCGCCGCGCTGTTCAAGAGCCGCGCTAGCGACATCGACGGCATCATCGTCACGCTTCCCAATTTCGGTGAAGAGCGGCCGATCGCCGACACCTTGCGCCTGTCCGGCCTCAACGTGCCCGTCCTGATCCAGGCGACCCCCGACGATCCCACGAGGATGTCGATCCAATGGCGCCGCGACAGCTTCTGCGGCAAGATGTCGGCCTGCAACAATCTGCGTCAGTATGGCATCCGCTATTCGCTGACCAAGTCGCACTGCGTTGATCCGCTCAGCGACGAGTTTCAGCAGGATCTCGCCCGCTTCTCGGCGATCTGCCGCGTCGTCGGGGGACTGCGCGGGCTGCGCATCGGCGCCATAGGCGCGCGGCCGCAGGCCTTCAACACCGTCCGCTACAGCGAGAAGCTGCTCGAGAGGGCGGGGATTTCCGTCATCACGCTGGACCTTTCAGAGATTCTCGGCCGTGTGTCGCGACTGAGCGACGACCACGCGATTGTCACCGAAAAGCTCGATGCCATCCGAAACTACATCGACATCAAGGGCGTGCCCCACGCCGCCATCCTCAGGCAGGCAAAGCTCGCAGCGGTGACCGAAGAGTGGATGCGGGAGGCCGATGTGTCCATCAGCGCGATCCAATGCTGGACCTCGCTGGAGGAAAACTATGGCGTCGTCCCCTGCACGATGATGAGCATGATGAGCTCGAAGCTGATGTCGAGCGCTTGCGAAGTCGATGTCTGCGGGCTGATCGGCATGCACATGCTGGCCCTGGCATCCGGGACGCCGAGCGCACTGCTCGACTGGAACAACAACTACGGCTCGAACGCCAACAAGGCCGTGTGCTTCCACTGCAGCAATCTGCCCAAGGAGTTCTTCAAGAATTACCGGATGGACTTCCAGGAAATCATTGCCGGCACTGTCGGCAAGGACAACACCTACGGAACGGTCGACGGCTCGATCAAGTCCGGCCACATGACCTTTATCCGCGTGAGCACCGACGACACATCCGGGCGGATCTGCGGCTATGTCGGGGAAGGCAAGTTCACCGAGGATCCGCTGGAAACCTTCGGCGGCGCCGGCGTGGTCGAAATCCCCGAAATGCAGAAACTGCTGCGCTATATCTGTGAGAATGGCTTCGAGCATCACGTCGCCGCGAACTTCTGCTCGGCCAGCGATGTGATCGTCGATGCGACGCGCAACTATCTCGGCTGGGATTTCCACCTGCACGACGGCAAGGCCTGA